A window of the Polycladomyces subterraneus genome harbors these coding sequences:
- a CDS encoding DMT family transporter, whose amino-acid sequence MDESMESKALPAPIRVLLLAVGVVAVSFSAIFIKWSDAPAGVLGMNRLLITMVLMLPWVWKRRGEWTTLSRQEWGWLILSGVFLGLHFWGWISSFHYTSVASSMVLLNTAPLFTAMGAFLAFRQRFGRVALSGMGLALAGSVMVAGADLQVGRTAWIGDLLSAFGALSVAIHMLIGEQLRNKLSSTVYSFSVFGVASLLLMAMNLADGVPLFDWPSREWGIFLLLSLAPTVFGHVLFNWLLKFVGAVTIQTAILGEPVGAILLALWLLGEPVTTVQILGCALTIGGIAWYLREQADRAASGGKRLTDQRSV is encoded by the coding sequence GTGGACGAAAGCATGGAATCGAAAGCGTTGCCGGCGCCGATAAGGGTGCTGCTTTTGGCTGTCGGCGTGGTGGCGGTGTCGTTTTCCGCTATTTTCATCAAATGGTCTGACGCGCCGGCAGGAGTGCTGGGCATGAACCGGCTGCTGATCACCATGGTGCTGATGCTTCCGTGGGTGTGGAAGCGCCGCGGCGAATGGACCACGCTCAGCCGGCAGGAGTGGGGATGGCTTATCTTGTCCGGGGTGTTTCTCGGGCTACACTTCTGGGGGTGGATCTCCTCATTCCACTATACCAGTGTGGCCAGTTCGATGGTGCTCCTCAACACCGCGCCCTTGTTCACCGCTATGGGGGCATTTCTGGCTTTTCGTCAGCGGTTCGGCCGCGTCGCGCTCAGTGGCATGGGGCTGGCTCTGGCGGGCTCTGTGATGGTAGCCGGAGCCGACCTGCAGGTGGGCAGGACGGCTTGGATTGGCGATCTCTTGTCTGCGTTTGGTGCATTGTCGGTCGCCATCCATATGCTGATCGGTGAGCAGCTCAGAAACAAGCTGTCCTCCACGGTTTACAGCTTTTCCGTGTTCGGCGTTGCCTCTCTTCTCCTGATGGCGATGAATCTGGCGGATGGGGTTCCACTGTTTGACTGGCCCTCCCGGGAGTGGGGGATTTTCCTGCTTCTGTCGCTGGCGCCTACGGTGTTCGGGCATGTACTCTTTAACTGGTTGCTGAAGTTTGTCGGTGCGGTCACGATCCAGACGGCGATCCTGGGCGAGCCGGTGGGAGCGATTTTGCTGGCTCTCTGGCTCCTGGGCGAGCCGGTAACGACGGTTCAGATCCTGGGCTGCGCGCTGACCATTGGCGGCATTGCTTGGTATCTGCGGGAACAGGCAGACCGGGCGGCATCAGGGGGTAAACGGCTCACGGATCAGAGATCTGTATGA
- a CDS encoding VOC family protein has translation MIRSIWRRSGGRSNDFDASSPEGGCVGSVVRVSFSHLDYNVVDLSHAVAFYDPLMHFLGFEKEADHPDWVLYNNGRMKLCLVQCEQRYADPPFHRKRPGLNHIASAEDVDRTAQFLRERNIPILYDSPGQFHDTIRYYAVFFEDPFRLKLEVVYSPDYFGVKKVPTTALAE, from the coding sequence TTGATTCGCTCCATTTGGAGGAGAAGCGGGGGCCGTTCAAACGACTTTGACGCATCATCTCCCGAAGGCGGGTGTGTAGGATCCGTGGTTCGTGTCTCCTTTTCCCATCTCGATTACAATGTGGTGGACCTGTCTCACGCTGTGGCGTTCTACGATCCGCTGATGCATTTTCTCGGATTTGAAAAAGAAGCGGACCATCCCGATTGGGTGCTGTACAATAACGGGCGGATGAAACTGTGTTTGGTGCAGTGTGAACAGCGGTATGCCGATCCGCCGTTCCACCGCAAGCGTCCGGGACTAAACCATATCGCCTCGGCCGAAGATGTGGATCGGACCGCCCAGTTTTTGCGGGAAAGAAATATCCCCATCCTCTATGACAGCCCGGGGCAGTTTCACGATACGATCCGTTACTATGCCGTCTTTTTCGAAGACCCGTTCCGATTGAAGCTGGAAGTCGTGTACAGCCCGGATTACTTTGGGGTTAAAAAAGTCCCGACCACTGCATTAGCAGAATAA